TTTGCCAACAGCAGTTATTAGGTTTCTAAAAAAGTCATTATCATCGCTTGCATCAATGACAACTCTTTTTATCAATGCCAAGCAACAAAAGAAGACCAAGAGTTCTCATTTATCTCCTAGGTATCATTCACTTCTGCTCAACTAATaaggggctaattacatattaccccttgTAGTTAGACCTCCTTAACATCGTGATCCCTGGATTTAACAAATTTACATTGGAATCCCTacagttatgaaagtaaaacatctagGTCCATTTACCCTAATGCTATCGGTTTTATTGAAGAAAACACAAAAATAATGGGCAAAAAAGTATTTCCAACGTTCCAGTTGGTGGTGGCGAATGCCGTCGATGGTGGCATACGATGGCGCCACTGGGGGCCATAGGTGGCTACTATGGATAAGGAGAGCGGTGGCGAGAGATAAGGGCCACTCTGCATTTGCGTTGATGCCGACGTAGTTGCCGAGCGACCCTTTCACCGCTATGCATTTGTGTCAGCGTCGATGCAGTTGGCGAACGGCAAAAGGGTCGCTCGACATTTGCATTAGCGTCGACGCAGATGCCGAGCAGCCCTCTTCTCTCTCAGTCAGTCTCCTTATCCATAGCAACCATCTGTGACCCCCAGTGACACCGCCATCCACAACTGgaacattgaaattatttttttgcccATTGTTTTTGTGTTTCCATCGATAAAATCGACGACGTTAAGATAAATGGacctaaatgtttcacttttatatttataaagattttaatataataagTTCAGGTATCATAATGCTAaggggggtaatatgtaattagtccgcTAATAAGAGATCACCTATAGAGCATGACTTAAAATCAAGAAAGCCACATTAAAGATTGAATTACACCTTTCAAAATCTGAGTATTTTACTTTAGATTAATACAGTGCTGAGAAAATAAGCAAAACAAAGAGCCTCGATCACTCGGGAAAATCAAGAGATCAAAGAATTAACTACAAGCGGCAATACTTGAATTGACAACAAGCAAGCCAGAATTTCACCACCACATGTCATTCAGGCAATTCAACAAGCACCGAAGCTGCAACGCGTACACTGAAGTTGCCGAAGATTAGACGCTAGAAAAGCAAGAGGTAGGTAATCCAAGTAAAAGCAGAAGACGTTTTAAGGGGCAAAATACATTAGTTTCAAAGGAAGCAAAGAAGCTACATTAGGGGATCCACTTACGGTGAAAGGAATGAAGAGAGGGGGCCTGAATTGTGCATCGCATAGGAAGAGGATGGGGACTTGAACTGCGGCGCCAAGCACGTCACGGGCGGGAGCTATGTGTTGCGCTTGAAAGAATGCGAGTTGCCGATGGAGTTATTTTCTTTATATTCTTGCGTTTTCCGTTTCGCAAGAGAGCGCGAAAGGGTCGGAGGGGGGAGAAAGAAGACGAGGCAACGGAGAACGGGAGGAGCGCTGCCTCTGCTTCTGCGTCGGGCACGCTTCACCCGCCTCTGGCTCTGGTTGTGGGATGGAGAAAGGGGGCGGGTCGGAGTTATACATGCGGGTTGAAGAGATGGGACCCGGTTCGATTTAAGACATTCTAGTAAAGAAACAAACGTTTATTGCAATGATCGGATCTGGGTTGGGATCCTCACATATCGGACCTCCCATTTGTATCTTATGTGGGTCCCAGGATAAACTACCTACTGGGCGAGGGAACCGTAATAGTGATGTTCGACAGGGGCCAAGACGATCCTGACCGTCCGATTTCGTCCATCCCTGAGAACGCGAGTCGGAGGCTTCGTCCCGCCCACCGTCTATATTGCCCCCTCGATCACATCCAAAGcgagagaaggggaaggggaagagcCATGTCTAGGGTTTTCCGGGGCTGCAGGACCCTCGGTGGAATCGTAGTCGGCGGCGGCGGCTTCACCAAGCCGCTCCATATCTTCCGGCTATGAGGAGGCTCCTCGGCGTCCCGGAGATCTCGCGCGGCCGAGGCCGTGAAGATGATCTGAGAGTACATCAATGTCCGCCAGCTTCAGGTCGATTTCCAACTCCCTTCTTCCTTTTAGTCGTGTATGATCGGTCATATAATCCGGATATTGCTTCATCTACTTGACTCTCTATCTACTAGTGTCAATTTCTTCTTCACTTCAACTCTCTTAGTTTCTCAGTTTGCTATTACTTGAAAATGTTCAATTTACGACAAAAGCAACCTGTCAACTTGCTTTGTGAAAATGGCCGGTTGGATGGTGTATAAAGTTTCCATTTTGATCATGCCTTTTTTGCTTTCTTGTCCTTAGCGTCAATGCATGTGCTGTTTCACAGGGATTATTATGTTGGCTTCTCTCATCTTGATCCTTGGTTGCCCTAGTCAGCTTTGGTTCGAACCGGAACTGAACTAAGTCAACGATTTGCCGGTTTTGAACATGAGTGATTCAGTTCGGTTCGATTTGGTCCTAGTTCAATTTCCAAGAATCGGATTGGAATCGGAATCGGCGGTTCCGGTTCGGTCGGAATTGAGcagaaaaattaaaaagaataaaTGTTCTTGTAAATGATGCCATGCCAATAGATTAATAAACGGCTAGTTGGAGGGgcattttgagagatttgaaatagaaaaataaaataggtgGTTCGGAACCGAACTAGTATCGATGGCTCTTGAACCGGAATCGGTTCGGTTTCAAATGCAGCTGAACTGGAACCGCCAGTTCCGAAACTGGGGTCagctatgtatgtatatgtatatgtatatacatatatattgtaacTCTCTTTGTTGTTTACAGAAGCCAATTAGGTCAAATTTTACTAGCTTAACGGAAGTGTGTGCTAGTGGAACTGCCCGCTGTAAGCAAGTTCATATTTTTCTTCTAGGACAGATAATTGCTTCAGCATATTGTTTGTGATGTTGAAAACTTTGTTCGGTTTCTCTGTATTCTTTTATTAGACTTTGTTTATATGAGTATGCTGTTCAAAATTGTTAGGGGAATCATCTTCTTTATATATCCAGTTGAGTTTCAATATGTTTATCCAATGGTTGAGAGTAAGCAAAGAAAGATATATATACAAGATCTGTGCTTTACTTGTTAGTATGCTGATAATTCAGCTGTGATCTCACCCATGTCCTAAACAAATTTTTTGTGAATATTCAAATGTTAATGGAAGGGAGCTTGTTTATGAATACCATAATGATGCCAATGTGTTTTCACAAGGTAgtaaaatttaaatcaataggatGAGATTTTACTGTATGGCTGCTCTTTTTTGCAAGCTAATTATTGGATCAACATGGTGCTGCACTGGAGACTATTAGGATCTTGTTTTCATGTTTCTGATTTGATGAAACTCCTTGCTCTACTACTTTTTTGACAAGCACATCTGATTTTACAGATGTCAAAACTTTATCATGGTGACAAGTATTGGTACAGGAGCCAAGGGCATTCATATGTGATTGTCCATCGAGCCAAAGTAATGGCTTTTGGACTAATATTAATTTACATTGATGAAGGTGTATACTTGGAGTCTTCGACttatatttatgtgcttgagagatGGGTGAGGGAAGGGGCATTTGGAAATCAATGGTGAGTATTGAAGATAGAAGAATATTgatgtttcttttttctcttttttgttatatATCTGATGCAAACCTCTACTCTCCCTTTTGTTTCCCTATGTTCTTTTTGTCTTTGCCTTGACAAGAATGTTCAAACATTATTCCTTTAATCTCCCTTTGTTGCTCTGATGCTTACCTACTGTTCAGTCTTATCCAATTCTTTTCTTCCATGTACAGGACAGGGTTTTTATCAGCTGATTATTCGACTCTTTCCCATGCTGAAGTGTTCTTGTTTATGTTAAATCCTTGGTGATAATACTGAGGTGTCAAGTAGTGAACCAAATGAATGGATTTCCTCTATATGGTTCATCTTGGCCATGAATATGAATCTAGGTGGACAGAGAAGGGTGCTTTGATTCTTGGAAATAAGATATTGCTTTATTATATGGTGAAATAGAGTGTGGAAGGGATGGAAAAAAGTCATGTGAAGCCTCAAAGTCAGACCCAATGATAAGCATTTTTCATGGAAACTATTATGGAAAAGACTCCCATGGTTATCAAAGTTGCAAAGGACTCTTGTGAGCatgtattttttttcttagtgTAGATTTGCCTTGGAACATGGAGGGATGATCCAAGACAATCTCAAAGTGAGATTTGAGTGTTTTAATGAATGGAGCAATGGCCAATGGCCGGATGAGGGAATGAACCTTGAGACTTGCTCCAAGCAGTGAGTTGAATTCAATCATGGCTAATGCTCTTCTTTGGTTACTGTCCTTATCTGGTGCAGGTTATATTGCTTATAGAATAGGCAAGGCAGCTTAGAGGCGGTCGCCAAATGCCCGGAGCAAGCGGGGTGGTGGGCCGGCCAGCCATAACGGACGGACCTCATCAGGTTTCTATTGAGTGGATTTGGGCGAAATTAATCTAATTACAATTGCAGGACCCAATCTGCCAACCTACAAATTGACCTCTCAGTTTTGTTTGATGACGGGCCCATTCCGGGCTGTCGGTCTGTATCTTTTCCTGTCGATCGCGCACCGTCAATTCCTACGCGGCCATCATGCGGGCGACATCGAACGTCTCCTTCCCGTTCACCGGTCACGATGGCACCTCATCCAACGGCCAGGATCTGATATAACGATGCGTAACACACGCTCGTAAAGGAAGTCGGATTCGAGCAGGCACGCGCCCTCTGTTTTCTCCGTTTACCGACGGCTTCGAATCGTCCGCACCTCTCGCCTTCGTCTCTTATCTGTTTTCTAGGGTTCCGGTCAGCCATGGCGGATCGGGAGGCCGCTGgcggagacgacgacgacgacgtcgtACTTGCGTCCTTCCTCGAGTCCGAGATCCTCTCCGGTGACCAGGTCCTCTTCTTCTTTGCGATATCTAGGGTTCTGTGGTGGGACGAATTGGATCCGATTTAGGGCTTCTTTTACGCGCTTTAATAGTTGGAACGATCTCAGGAGGAGACGTCGGCGGCTAGGGCGTCGAAGAGGCCGCGCATCGAGGAGGAGAGCTCGCGGCAGGAGATTAGGAATAACGCTTCCTGgctgccgccgcctcctcctcttcgtcctAGGCAGATTGAAACGGGGATCTTTAGCAAGATACCGCCTGAGCTCTTCCATCACGTCTTCAAGTTCCTCTCTTCCGAGGTCTTGTGGAAATTCTCAATTttcttccaaaaagaaaaccctcGTATGCTTTGTTCTAGTGGGTTTCTTGGATTGATTCGTTTGTTGTCAATGGCAGGACCTTACTTCGTGTGCTCTCGTCTGTAAGTTCATGAGTTTTGCGGCCTCAGATGAGAGCCTCTGGCGCCGCCTGTGAGCAAAATCTCGTCATTTCCCCTCTTTTTTGAAGTTTGTCATATTGGATTGCAGCaaaatgttttatatatatatatatatatatatatatatatatttggaataATTTGCAGGTATTGCATGCGATGGGGTATGGATTCTTCAAAGGGGAAGTTTCGTGCATGTACTTGGAAGAAGCTATATATTCAGGTCAAGGTCCAGATTTTATCTTCTTCGCCATGCAATTATCTTTTAATTGGTGAACTGTAATCCATATGTTCAGGCACAAATCCCAAAGCCGGAAATTGTCCTTCACATTGTTTTGAAACCACAAGAACTGTAATCCATATGTTCAGGCACAATCACCTTAAAGTTATTGACGTCACATTGTTTTGAAACCACAAGAACTGTTTTCATGCTTCCTAATTGTAACTAGCCTTGGCCTGCAGTTGTAACTTTATGGAAAGTTACATAAATAATAAAGAAAGCGATGAGATTCCTTTGTTCACTTGAACAAATCAGGTCTTCCAAGTAGTATCAGACTAGATACAGAGAGTGAATTGTCTGTTTTGTAAATTGTCTATAACAGATTCACTTGAGTGGATATTCATTATGTCTGCAACTATGACATGTTGCTATCTTCATGAGGGCAACCAACTATTTAGAACTTGCATGGTTGCGTTTTGcctgaaatatttaccatcatctTTAAACGCATTCATGCTTATGAGGGTGCATCAGAAGGAGCTTCAGACCTTCAAAAGAAAACGGTCAAGAAGATGTACCATCATGTATTTACATTTCACTAATTTAGTCTCTGCTCTAGTTTGTCTGCTACTAATTATGGTATTAGGTCTTGATTTAATATTTAGTTTTGATAGCATTATTGAAACCAACTACCTTTTTTTTTAGCGTGATCGAGATGACATGAAAGGATTTGTATGGAACACACCATCGGAGTTTAGGGAGTACTACATTCAAATGCAGGCAGCAAAACGAAGCCAAGCACCTCTTCCATCACAAGTAAAAGGACCCCGTCTTCTGCTATTTGTCTTCTTAAATTGTATGGTCATTTTGCTTTGAACTACAACTGCATATCATGAAATGGCTGAGTGGTATAATATAGCCTCCTGTCATCGTGGGGCTGGACTTGGAATATATGATTTCGAAAAAGCTAATTGTTCTTTTGCTCTGTTAAGGTTGATGATCGAGTTATGCTTGATAGAACAGTGGCTGATCAAGTGTCCATTTGGAAAAGCCGTAGAGGCTTAACTGATGATGCAGCAATTGGTCATATCTGTTCTGGAAATACATGCTCTTACTCCCATATTGGAGATGTATTTATCTGTGAGAGGACCGGTCGTGTGCATGGTATGAATACCTCCCCTCCcccctttttttctttgtttcaagGTCTGCTGCCACCTGATTGAGGTTTATTTCTTTGTAGTCTGTGATGATGCTTGCCGAGAAGTTGTCGTGGATCGTCAGTCTGGTGGGTTTGTATGCACTATATCTGGTCACTGCTTTGATAGATTGCTCTCTCCTGAAGAGGAATTAGTTACCTCTGAGAATGTAAGTGTTATAAATTTTTTCCCCCTAAAAATAATAAGACTGCCAATATCATCTCCTTATAACTTATATACTCGATCTAGGTATCTAGCGACTTTTAAACTTTTTTAAAAATGACTTTCCTGAAAAGCTTGTGATTTCCAAATTTTGCTCAAACAACAACTCATTTAGAGAATCAATTTTGTTGGTGACAGACCCACAGTTTAAGACTTGTTTTGACATCATCGCGTTCATCTAGCAACAGTCTTGCTGCTAAGACTCAATGTATATCCTGGAAAATGATTGAAATTTGTGTTTATCAAGCATGATGACAATAATATTCTTGAACGTTACATGTTTTCTTCAACCTGCTCTTTTATTCTCAATCACAAATCAGTGCTCTCTGAATCCCAATCCAAGACTTTCCTGCTTCCTACAACCTCCTAGACCCTTTGCCATCTAAGCCTGGTAAAACCATTACTTTAACCTAGCTCGAGGGAAGCAAAATTTCCATAAGACTAACTATGAAAACTTAGCTCGTCAATTTAgccatgtattattattattacattttCACTTATGATGTTTCTGAGCTGGAGTGACTTGTATCATTCATACAgtatattatttctattattcatcGTAATTTAAAGCTTGTCGGTTTCAATGGTATAGATAGATACTATGAGAATTGAGGTGCAAATATAAAtaagcagtataatagcaagcggAAGTAGTTGGATTTACGGGTGTGCAATGTACTACTTAATCCTATTATGCCGTCGAGCACATGATGTGGCACTGGTAGTGGGATTCTGTCTGCCTAATCTGAAGGAGATTTGTTGGCTTGTTTGGGGTTATCCTCTCATGTAACTGAGCAACCGGTGGTCTTTTGTTTTTTGAAATTTCAGGAGCAACAGCAAGATGGTGCGGTAGATGAAGCAGAGCCTTTCATGGGATCCGGACGTTTTGGTGATAAATGATACTGCTACTTTTCCCTTCTTTCTATTTATTTCTCTTGACTCTTAGGTTGCTTCAGTTCTATTGGATTTAGGGTTTCGGAAGCTAGATTAGTTTCACACTGGGAAAATTCATTAACCATGCCGACTCTACTCTTTTGGACAGCACGCGCATATCTGCTTGGTTATAATTGTGATGATGAGAAGGAGCTGGAAGCTGCTTTGAAGTTTTGCTGAACAAGGAGATTGATCTGTAATATTCTGAAACCACAAGAAACTCGTTATCTTATTTGTTTGGAATCAGGGTAAGATCACACCCATGATGCATGTAGGTTTATGATGTAGACCAGTAGGATGGTCAAAATCAAGATAAAAGGAATTGGCTTTACTGCATGGTATGTtggaatttaaaattttgataggtTGAATGACACATGTAATCGATCGATCATTTAGTGTGATAACTATGGATGCATTGGATATCTGCATTTTGTTGTCAAATTTACTGGAGGGAAGCACAGGCTCACTTGCAACAATTGTGATGTTAGTCCCCAAGTCCTTCAATTGTGATGTTAGCACAGGTTCCGAATCTTGGCAAACAGTGAGAGTGCCCAGCAACACAATTGTCAAGGTGAGATTGCCCCAAGATTGACAAGGATGGATCTCTGTgttgttgagatggatgtgtgtGTGGTGTGCTTCCTCCTTGTACAGGGAAAGATTATTGTAGGTCACTAGGTAACATGTTTCAAGCACAATTGAGTTGGTGAGTGATGAAAATGAAATCCTCGGGATGAAGTTCAtgtaatagagagagagagagagagaaaatataaTTCTGCTTAGACAAAAATATAATTCTGTTTCTTGGCAGAGAAGTAgcaaaaagaataataattttttttatgtatgtTTAGCAAATGGTCAAGATATATTTTCTCATCATATTATCAGTCATTCGACTGACTGTGCGTATGTTGTTGATCCTTCCAAATCATCATATTATCAGTCTTTTATCCCCAATCAATATAAGATGCCTATACATAACAACACTCTCTAACAAAAGCAAAAAAGTAAAATGAACAGAGGCAGAAGCTATCAACTCATCCATGAACAAAGGGAAGATTATATCTTTTGCAGACACACActgggtggaaattttctttcacCGACAACTACTAGTTATGAGATAATACCACAAGGGGTTAGCTTTTTACAATAAAACACCAGCAATATTCTGAAAACTATCAACCTTTGCATCGTCCCCATGACATCCGTCTGTCTGTCTCCGAGAGTAGTTATCAGAATATATATATGCCTGAGTGCAAAAGAACGTTTTATCCAATTATTAGAAACAGAATCAGAACAGCTTCCAAGAATTTGTATCAGTTGTTCCATCAGACAAATTGGGTGCTATTGCATTTTCTCGGATCTCTATAAGCAATTTGGTTACACGAAAATCCAGTGAAAAAAACAAAGTGCACTGTCAAGGGAAAACAAAACAGCGAAGCACACTTGTAAATCAAACAAATAATGGACCAaaatttagatgcaaaactgttcGGATGAATCTAAACATGCACAGCGATAAAATTATTCCAACAGCACGATGATGGTAAAATTAACTTGAGACATcttaaaatgaaataaagaagTACTTCAGATATCCGAAAATGATTGCATGATAATGTTTGCAAGCAACTAGCAGGCAGGCATATTAGTATATGCTTCAAGCTCACATGAAAGATTCGGGTTAATTACAGATTACATTGTCTTTAACGTTCCGATCGttacactttaaaaagttacGTTGACATCCCTATAGTTCCGAAAATGAAACATTTAGGTCCATTTACCATAACGACGTTTGTCTTACCGACAGAAACACAAAAACAaaagggtaaaaagataattttaacgttcaaTGAAGAACTCGATGGTGGCGGATGGCGGCACCACCCCCAACTCACGTGCTCAAAATCCTTGACGCTAGCCCCCTCCATTCGTCGCCATAGCTGACGGAGTCCGCGCTCGTTAGCTGGCTGCCAAATCTCCTGCTATGGCCAGCGGCTCTGTTTGTGCCACTGTGCTCGGCCTTGTAGTCGACGGTGAGGGCCTCATCGTCGTGAAAGCCTCTGGCCAAGATGGGGGCCAACTCATCAAAATTGACTGCATCTATGGGTGCCGAGGGTCGACGGTTGATGGATGACGTCGCAGACTCCACTATTTGCGACGACGACTACGACGACAAATGGAGAGTGACATACATTGGGGATTTTGAGCACGTGAGCTAGGGGCGCCGCCGCCATCCACCACCACCAAGTCCACCACCGAATGCTGCAACGAAGATGGTGGCCGCCTCACAACTGACCCGTTGGGCTAATCTCGAGCTTGATCCCTCTCCCTTTGCATCTGCATTGACATCGACGTAGTCTCCAAGCGACAAAAGGGCCGCTCGACATCTGCATTAGCGCCAACGCAGATTTCGCACGACGCGGGATGGGC
The DNA window shown above is from Musa acuminata AAA Group cultivar baxijiao chromosome BXJ2-4, Cavendish_Baxijiao_AAA, whole genome shotgun sequence and carries:
- the LOC135610544 gene encoding F-box protein SKIP31-like, encoding MADREAAGGDDDDDVVLASFLESEILSGDQEETSAARASKRPRIEEESSRQEIRNNASWLPPPPPLRPRQIETGIFSKIPPELFHHVFKFLSSEDLTSCALVCKFMSFAASDESLWRRLYCMRWGMDSSKGKFRACTWKKLYIQRDRDDMKGFVWNTPSEFREYYIQMQAAKRSQAPLPSQVDDRVMLDRTVADQVSIWKSRRGLTDDAAIGHICSGNTCSYSHIGDVFICERTGRVHVCDDACREVVVDRQSGGFVCTISGHCFDRLLSPEEELVTSENEQQQDGAVDEAEPFMGSGRFARAYLLGYNCDDEKELEAALKFC